CACGCAGGTATTCGCGGGCGGCTTTGTTTCCCACCGACACACGCTGAATCTGCGAGGCGATACGTCGAAATTCGTCGAACGGCAGCAGGTACACGCACCGTTCCTGGCCTCGGGCCATGACCAGGCCCTGCCCCAGCTGGGAGCGGAATTTGGCCGGAAGCGCCATACGGCCCTTGGCATCGATCTTCGGCGTATATGTTCCGAGAAGCAATGGCGGCAGACCAGCCATGAGATCGGCCATAGTGGTGGAGCCTTGTGCGTTGGCATCAGCGTCGCGAATCGTCTGATCGGCAACCATGGCTCCACCTCCTTCATCGTTACGTGGGATACACTTCGGCCAACTGGCTCACCACTCTACCCCACGATTCCCCATTTCTCCCCACTCATGCACGATTTGCTCACCCTTTTAGGGCAATTACCGATGGATTGCGCGTGTCGGCCACGACTGTCGCACGAATGGACGCTCCGCACATTCAATCCACGTCGCGCACCCCACCGACCGAGCAGCATGGTGAATTCACGCTGAATTCACCTATTCCGGGTTGTCCGCATCACTGACGTAGGGGGTGTGCGGTAAATTTGAATGCCTTAAGTTTTTCTGCCCCACGGAAATGGAACGAAGAGAACAGCATGTCGAGTTACGCCTCCCAGCTGCATGAAGAGCAGCAGGCCGTCGATCGCGCCTATGGACGATTGGATGATCTGCGAGCCGAAATGTGGCAACGCCTGGACACCGTACGCGCCGCCGGCTCCCACGGATCCCCCACGCAACGCAGCGAACGAGACTCCTTTGCCACAATGTACGAAAACCGCCTCACGCAATTGCGCAGCGTTGAGGATCGGCTGGTGTTTGGCCGCCTCGATGCCAAGAACGGCGACCGTCATTACATCGGCCGCATCGGCCTGTCGAGCCCGGACCATGAGCCGATTCTGACCGACTGGCGTGCCGAAGCCGCACGTCCTTTCTATGAGGCGACCCCTTCCAATCACGGCGACATCGTGATGCGCAGGCATATCACCTTGAGTTTCCGCGAAGTCGTGGGCGTTGAGGATGAGGTGCTTGACGTGCATTCAGACCAGGTCGGCCAGGCGTCTTCCGCCGGCACATTGACCGGCGAGGGTGCGCTGCTGGCTTCGTTGAGCTCACGCCGCACCGGCAAGATGACCGATATCGTGGCCACCATTCAGGCCGAGCAGGACCGCATCATCCGCTCCGACATGAATCGCGCCGTGGTGGTGCAGGGCGGCCCCGGCACCGGCAAGACGGCCGTGGCGCTCCATCGCGCCGCCTACCTGCTGTACACGCACCGGCGCACGCTGGAACGTTCCGGCGTGCTGGTTGTTGGCCCCAGCTCGGCGTTCCTGCACTACATCGATCAGGTGCTACCCTCCTTGGGCGAGACCGGCGTGGTCTCACGCACCATCAGCGATCTGATTCCCGGCATCACCGCCACGGCGGTCGACTCCCCTTATGCAGCCAAGCTCAAGGGCGATCGACGCATGACCTCCGTAGTGGCCAATGCCATCGCCGCACGCGTGCGTGTTCCCGCTGCTCTGCCGACAGTAACCATTAGCGGCATTCAGGTACCAATGCTGGCCACTGATATCGAGCAGGCGCAGGCGGACGCGAAGCGCACCCGACAACCTCATAACAAGGCCCGCGAGACCTTTATCCGTTCGATGCTGACCAGCATGCAGAACCGTTATGCCGAACAGCTTGATTACACGCCGGATCAGGCGGAGCTGAACCGCGCGATGTCGCTGCTACGTATGAACGAGCAGGTTCGCAAGACCCTGAACCTGTGCTGGCTGCCGATGACCGCCCCATGGCTCATCGATCAGCTGTTCGCCCATCCCGAACGTCTGAAGTCTCTGGCTGGTTGGCTGACCGACAACGACATCGCGGCACTTGCCCGCCCCAAAGGCTCCCCGTTGACCCGCTCCGATATTCCGCTGCTCGACGAAGCAATGGATATGCTGGGCCCCGATCCCAAGGCGGTGGCCCGCCAGTCCGCCGCCGACGCACGTCGTGCCGCCGAAGAGCAGTATGCCAAAGACACTCTGGCCGCGACCGGTCTGGGTGGAGGCATCGTCTCCAGTCAGATGCTGCTCGACCAGATGAACGGGGACGACGCTGAGCTGACCGCGCAGCGGGCCGCGGCCGACCGTGAATGGACCTACGGGCACATCGTGGTCGATGAAGCGCAGGAATTGACCGCCATGGACTGGCGTATGTTGATCCGCCGTTGCCCCTCCCGCTCGTTCACCATCGTGGGCGATGTGGCGCAGACTTCGGCGCTGGGTGGCACCCGACGCTGGAGCAAATCGATGAACCGCCTGTTCGGCGAAAGCCACTGGGATTTGAACGAGTTGACCATCAACTACCGTAATCCGCAGGAAGTTTCCGAACTTGCCTCACGATTTGCCGAGGAGGAAGGCCTCTACATCTCCACGGTCAATGCGGTGCGCACCATCCCCGATTCGGTGTCCCGCAATGTGGTGCCCGACATGTCGTCCTTGCTGGAAACGACGGCCGAGCAGGCGGCGCAGCTTGCCGAACAATTCGTTTCGGCAGACGGCACCGGCCGCATCGCCGTCATCTGTCCGGATAATCTCATCGCCCCGGTGCGCGATGCCGTGCGC
This DNA window, taken from Bifidobacterium longum subsp. longum JCM 1217, encodes the following:
- the mraZ gene encoding division/cell wall cluster transcriptional repressor MraZ yields the protein MVADQTIRDADANAQGSTTMADLMAGLPPLLLGTYTPKIDAKGRMALPAKFRSQLGQGLVMARGQERCVYLLPFDEFRRIASQIQRVSVGNKAAREYLRVFLSGAVDQQPDKQGRVLVPQMLRDYANLGSDVVVIGVGTRAELWNKDTWESYLAEKEEGYSDIADDVLPEVEF
- a CDS encoding HelD family protein, encoding MSSYASQLHEEQQAVDRAYGRLDDLRAEMWQRLDTVRAAGSHGSPTQRSERDSFATMYENRLTQLRSVEDRLVFGRLDAKNGDRHYIGRIGLSSPDHEPILTDWRAEAARPFYEATPSNHGDIVMRRHITLSFREVVGVEDEVLDVHSDQVGQASSAGTLTGEGALLASLSSRRTGKMTDIVATIQAEQDRIIRSDMNRAVVVQGGPGTGKTAVALHRAAYLLYTHRRTLERSGVLVVGPSSAFLHYIDQVLPSLGETGVVSRTISDLIPGITATAVDSPYAAKLKGDRRMTSVVANAIAARVRVPAALPTVTISGIQVPMLATDIEQAQADAKRTRQPHNKARETFIRSMLTSMQNRYAEQLDYTPDQAELNRAMSLLRMNEQVRKTLNLCWLPMTAPWLIDQLFAHPERLKSLAGWLTDNDIAALARPKGSPLTRSDIPLLDEAMDMLGPDPKAVARQSAADARRAAEEQYAKDTLAATGLGGGIVSSQMLLDQMNGDDAELTAQRAAADREWTYGHIVVDEAQELTAMDWRMLIRRCPSRSFTIVGDVAQTSALGGTRRWSKSMNRLFGESHWDLNELTINYRNPQEVSELASRFAEEEGLYISTVNAVRTIPDSVSRNVVPDMSSLLETTAEQAAQLAEQFVSADGTGRIAVICPDNLIAPVRDAVRRKLAVILDPAEYARLIEQPEWDEQISVCGTETVKGLEFDAVVVVEPGLIEDDAPSRLVAASDLYVAMTRPTQKLVIVRTKADEKSLNI